One part of the Vicia villosa cultivar HV-30 ecotype Madison, WI linkage group LG6, Vvil1.0, whole genome shotgun sequence genome encodes these proteins:
- the LOC131610323 gene encoding xylan glycosyltransferase MUCI21, with translation MVYHHRKRSSDSTKDEESHIPLMDCSCSTSVYYKRTKPKLLSFLFLITFLSCCYVFAPFFLGPSFSLSLLYSNGPENDANQNGVDVKASTCSSVSTGTICCDRTGYRSDICVMKGDIRTDSSSSSIFLYNSINKNNVSRKVNGGKGEDKEDQVLQLEKIKPYTRKWETSVMDTIDELNLVSKKVDSRRVRKCDVQHDVPAVFFSNGGYTGNVYHEFNDGIIPLYITSQHFNKKVVFVILEYHSWWIMKYGDILSHLSEFPPIDFSKDNRTHCFSEAIVGLKIHDELAVDSSLMEGKKSIVDFRNLMDKAYSPRIKGLIREEEREQQQNSLSPSEGVQEIAWKKPKLVIVSRSGSRAITNENLLVKMAEEIGFQVAVLKPQKTSELAKIYRVLNESDVMIGVHGAAMTHFMFMKPKSVFIQVVPLGTNWAADTYYGEPARKLGLKYIGYEIHPKESSLYERYDKSDPILSDPDSITNKGWEYTKKIYLDSQNVKLDLRRFRKRLHRAYEYTVLRLNLNLQHQSQ, from the exons atGGTTTACCACCACCGTAAAAGATCTTCAGACTCCACCAAAGATGAAGAATCACATATTCCTCTCATGGATTGTTCATGTTCAACCTCTGTTTACTACAAGAGAACAAAGCCTAAgcttctctcttttctcttccTCATCACCTTTCTCTCTTGTTGCTACGTCTTCGCACCTTTCTTCCTTGGTCCCTCTTTCTCTCTATCTCTTCTAT ACTCTAATGGACCTGAAAATGATGCAAACCAAAACGGTGTTGATGTGAAAGCTTCTACATGTTCTTCGGTTTCTACAGGAACTATATGTTGTGACAGAACTGGTTATCGTTCTGATATCTGTGTGATGAAAGGTGATATAAGAACAGACTCTTCTTCCTCTTCGATCTTCCTCTACAATTctataaacaaaaataatgttTCAAGGAAGGTTAATGGTGGAAAAGGTGAAGATAAAGAGGATCAAGTGCTTCAATTAGAGAAGATTAAGCCATATACTAGAAAATGGGAGACAAGTGTGATGGACACAATTGATGAATTGAATCTTGTTTCGAAGAAAGTGGATTCGCGGAGAGTTCGAAAATGTGATGTTCAACATGATGTTCCGGCAGTGTTCTTCTCTAATGGAGGATACACTGGGAACGTTTATCACGAATTCAACGACGGAATTATACCTTTGTACATCACTTCTCAGCATTTCAACAAGAAGGTTGTGTTTGTGATACTTGAATATCATAGTTGGTGGATCATGAAATACGGTGACATTCTTTCGCATCTATCGGAGTTTCCTCCAATAGATTTTAGCAAAGATAACCGGACTCATTGTTTCAGTGAAGCAATTGTTGGCCTCAAAATCCATGATGAGCTAGCCGTGGATTCGTCGTTGATGGAAGGTAAGAAGAGCATTGTTGATTTCAGAAACCTTATGGATAAGGCTTATTCGCCTCGGATTAAAGGACTTATTCGCGAAGAGGAAAGGGAACAACAACAAAACTCCTTATCTCCGTCAGAAGGAGTGCAAGAAATTGCGTGGAAGAAACCGAAATTGGTTATTGTCTCTAGAAGTGGTTCAAGAGCTATAACCAATGAGAATTTGTTAGTGAAAATGGCTGAAGAAATTGGATTTCAAGTCGCGGTTTTAAAGCCTCAGAAAACTTCGGAATTGGCGAAGATTTATAGGGTACTAAATGAAAGTGATGTGATGATTGGTGTTCATGGAGCTGCAATGACACATTTTATGTTCATGAAACCTAAATCTGTGTTCATTCAAGTTGTTCCTCTTGGGACTAATTGGGCTGCAGATACTTACTATGGTGAGCCTGCAAGAAAACTTGGTTTGAAATACATTGGATATGAAATTCATCCTAAAGAAAGTTCTTTATATGAGAGATATGATAAAAGTGATCCTATTTTGAGTGACCCTGATAGCATTACAAACAAAGGGTGGGAATATACAAAGAAGATTTATCTTGATAGCCAAAATGTTAAATTAGACCTTAGAAGATTCAGAAAAAGGTTGCATAGAGCTTATGAGTACACTGTTTTGAGATTGAATTTGAATCTTCAACACCAATCACAGTGA
- the LOC131610325 gene encoding kinesin-like protein KIN-14L isoform X1 — MIMMENSSISGVHDFNMASRKAGEAALRRYEATQWLESQVGPLGISKQPSERELVSCLRNGLILCKAINKIHPGAVPKIVDTQVPMQSLAWDSQPLPAYQYFENVRNFINAAGELKLPAFEASDLEKESVENGSAGKIVDCILSLKWFHESKQMNNQSGPSKRLKSPLVMQSINRMQQRATTALPSDACRRLDLSATSENKPPAENNFQTREENMESLVKILVDRMLDAKENVDGKLVASICNGDLSLLQDPINLFNQVLINCCGEQPSTKFPELPLLLKNFIKEGNSLPTHLTTKSTESDAFSAPKSLKCSRACLGKCTCNHRLLIDIQKKELQDLKALKLRIKSEFEEMQSQVQRFFNDIGSQVNEMSAKAVGYHKAVEENRKLYNMVQDLKGNIRVYCRIRPAFRAESKNVVDFIGEDGSLFILDPSKTSKDGRKSFQFNQIFGPTAGQDEVYRDTQPLIRSVMDGYNVCIFAYGQTGSGKTHTMSGPSGGTSKDMGINYLALNDLFHMSNEREGTIKYDIYVQMVEIYNEQVRDLLAEDKTENKLEIRSCSEDGLSLPDARLRSVKSTTDVMILMKLGEVNRAVSSTAINNRSSRSHSVLTVHINGKDTTGNSIRSCLHLVDLAGSERVDKSEVTGDRLKEAQYINKSLSCLGDVITALAQKNSHIPYRNSKLTLLLQDSLGGHAKTLMFAHVSPEADSFGETVSTLKFAQRVSTVELGAARINKESSEVMQLKAQVENLKTQLANKENSKPMFNRTKEPRTPLEKTPLRPRRLSIENKSGAKSPSYVARSRRLSLEGARTIKKASVDVNKTLQFDLMSQQKYHPQQDPKAAVSKLNGQLSNESSISELHAEDKSGAKSSSYILRSRRLSLEGPRTIKKASADVNKTLPFDQLSNESSTSALHAKVPPSPANIYPKSLIEVGSALQIHTPKLPQTPESTLLDKNDSNRVPGDLADSITAKGKGSQFRRSLRTIGKLISGPDKRSQQTTVEVKSPTKGSIQESQIKSPVATSERTKRRQSLTGIPSGPNNRRRSSLGGGKPDPVAYEKDEKERNARTPPPVRSESKTAKRWQ, encoded by the exons ATGATCATGATGGAGAATTCCTCAATAAGTGGAGTTCATGATTTCAATATGGCTTCAAGAAAAGCTGGAGAAGCAG CTTTGAGACGCTATGAGGCGACGCAGTGGCTAGAAAGTCAAGTTGGTCCTCTTGGAATATCTAAGCAACCCTCGGAGAGGGAACTTGTTTCTTGCTTGAGAAATGGTCTAATTCTTTGCAAGGCTATTAACAAGATTCATCCCGGAGCAGTACCGAAG ATAGTAGATACTCAAGTACCAATGCAATCACTTGCCTGGGATTCTCAGCCTTTGCCTGCCTATCAGTATTTTGAAAATGTTCGCAACTTTATTAATGCTGCCGGAGAATTAAAGCTTCCAGCTTTTGAGGCTTCTGATCTCGAAAAG GAGAGTGTAGAGAATGGATCTGCTGGAAAAATTGTTGATTGCATTCTATCACTGAAATGGTTTCATGAGTCCAAGCAGATGAACAACCAGAGTGGACCCAGCAAACGCCTGAAATCTCCTTTAGTTATGCAATCAATTAATAGAATGCAACAAAGAGCCACAACTGCATTACCCTCTGATGCATGCAGGCGCTTGGATTTGTCTGCAACATCTGAAAATAAGCCTCCTGCTGAGAATAATTTTCAAACACGAGAAG AAAATATGGAATCACTTGTCAAGATACTAGTTGACCGAATGCTTGATGCCAAAGAAAATGTCGATGGAAAGCTTGTTGCTTCTATTTGTAATGGAGACCTG TCTTTACTGCAGGATCCAATAAACCTATTTAATCAGGTTTTGATTAATTGTTGTGGGGAACAGCCATCTACGAAATTCCCTGAG TTGCCATTGCTACTAAAGAATTTTATTAAAGAAGGGAATAGCTTACCAACTCATCTCACTACCAAAAGCACAGAGTCAGATGCTTTCTCTGCACCTAAAAGTTTAAAG TGTTCCAGAGCTTGCCTTGGAAAGTGCACATGCAATCACAGGCTTCTCATAGACATACAAAAAAAAGAACTTCAG GATCTTAAGGCTTTGAAGTTGAGAATTAAGAGTGAGTTTGAAGAGATGCAATCACAGGTTCAGAGGTTTTTCAATGATATAG GAAGTCAAGTAAATGAGATGTCAGCCAAAGCTGTTGGGTATCACAAAGCAGTGGAAGAGAACAGAAAATTATACAACATGGTACAAGATTTGAAAG GTAATATCAGAGTATATTGCAGAATCAGACCTGCGTTCAGGGCCGAATCCAAGAATGTGGTTGATTTCATTGGTGAAGACGGTTCTCTATTCATTTTAGATCCATCAAAAACATCAAAAGATGGAAGAAAATCTTTTCAGTTTAATCAGATTTTTGGTCCAACAGCTGGACAAG ATGAGGTTTATAGAGACACTCAACCATTAATTAGATCTGTGATGGACGGTTACAATGTCTGTATTTTTGCTTATGGTCAAACTGGATCGGGGAAGACTCATACCATG AGTGGTCCTTCAGGTGGAACATCCAAGGATATGGGGATTAATTATCTGGCTCTTAATGATTTATTTCATATGTCTAATGAAAGGGAGGGTACCATAAAGTATGACATTTATGTCCAAATGGTTGAGATTTACAATGAACAAGTCAGAGACCTACTTGCAGAAGACAAAACAGAAAACAAAT TAGAGATCCGGAGCTGCAGCGAAGATGGTTTAAGCCTTCCAGATGCTAGATTGCGGTCTGTGAAGTCTACTACCGATGTTATGATCCTTATGAAACTTGGCGAGGTTAACCGTGCTGTCAGTTCTACTGCAATCAATAATAGGAGTAGTCGCTCCCACAG TGTACTTACTGTTCATATTAATGGCAAAGATACAACTGGAAACTCCATTCGCAGTTGCCTTCATTTAGTAGATCTTGCCGGAAGTGAAAGAGTGGACAAGTCTGAAGTCACAGGAGATAGACTAAAGGAGGCACAATATATTAACAAGTCTCTTTCTTGTTTGGGAGATGTGATCACCGCACTGGCTCAAAAGAATTCTCACATTCCTTACCGGAACAGCAAACTCACACTTCTTTTGCAGGATTCCTTAG GCGGACATGCTAAAACTTTGATGTTTGCGCATGTGAGTCCCGAAGCAGATTCCTTTGGTGAAACAGTGAGTACTCTAAAGTTTGCTCAGAGGGTTTCCACTGTGGAACTTGGGGCAGCTCGAATAAATAAAGAAAGCAGCGAGGTTATGCAACTCAAAGCACAG GTTGAGAACCTTAAGACTCAATTGGCCAACAAGGAAAATTCTAAACCGATGTTCAATAGAACTAAAGAACCTCGGACTCCATTAGAAAAAACTCCACTGCGACCTCGAAGACTTAGTATTGAAAATAAAAGTGGAGCCAAGTCACCTTCTTACGTTGCTCGTTCAAGAAGACTAAGCTTGGAAGGTGCAAGAACTATAAAAAAGGCATCTGTTGATGTAAACAAAACTTTGCAATTTGACCTAATGTCTCAACAGAAATATCATCCACAGCAAGATCCAAAAGCAGCAGTGTCAAAGCTAAATGGCCAATTGAGCAATGAAAGTTCCATATCAGAGTTGCATGCTGAGGATAAAAGTGGAGCCAAGTCCTCTTCTTACATTCTCCGTTCAAGAAGACTAAGCTTGGAAGGTCCAAGAACTATAAAAAAAGCATCCGCTGATGTAAACAAAACCTTACCGTTTGACCAATTAAGCAACGAGAGTTCCACATCAGCGTTGCATGCTAAAGTTCCTCCAAGTCCTGCAAATATCTATCCGAAGAGTTTGATCGAAGTTGGTAGTGCGCTCCAAATCCACACTCCTAAACTACCTCAAACGCCCGAATCAACACTGCTAGATAAAAATGATTCAAACAGAGTGCCAGGTGACCTTGCTGATTCCATAACAGCAAAGGGAAAAGGGTCACAGTTTAGAAGATCCCTGAGAACAATTGGGAAACTGATTAGTGGCCCtgataaaag AAGCCAACAAACTACGGTTGAAGTGAAGTCACCTACCAAGGGAAGCATTCAAGAAAGTCAGATAAAGTCGCCAGTAGCAACTAGTGAGAGGACAAAAAGGAGGCAATCTTTAACAGGAATTCCATCCGGGCCTAACAATAGGCGAAGATCCTCTCTTGGAGGAGGGAAGCCAGATCCTGTAGCAT ATGAGAAGGATGAGAAGGAGAGAAATGCCAGAACGCCTCCTCCTGTTCGTTCAGAAAGCAAGACTGCAAAAAGGTGGCAATAG
- the LOC131610325 gene encoding kinesin-like protein KIN-14L isoform X2 has translation MIMMENSSISGVHDFNMASRKAGEAALRRYEATQWLESQVGPLGISKQPSERELVSCLRNGLILCKAINKIHPGAVPKIVDTQVPMQSLAWDSQPLPAYQYFENVRNFINAAGELKLPAFEASDLEKESVENGSAGKIVDCILSLKWFHESKQMNNQSGPSKRLKSPLVMQSINRMQQRATTALPSDACRRLDLSATSENKPPAENNFQTREENMESLVKILVDRMLDAKENVDGKLVASICNGDLDPINLFNQVLINCCGEQPSTKFPELPLLLKNFIKEGNSLPTHLTTKSTESDAFSAPKSLKCSRACLGKCTCNHRLLIDIQKKELQDLKALKLRIKSEFEEMQSQVQRFFNDIGSQVNEMSAKAVGYHKAVEENRKLYNMVQDLKGNIRVYCRIRPAFRAESKNVVDFIGEDGSLFILDPSKTSKDGRKSFQFNQIFGPTAGQDEVYRDTQPLIRSVMDGYNVCIFAYGQTGSGKTHTMSGPSGGTSKDMGINYLALNDLFHMSNEREGTIKYDIYVQMVEIYNEQVRDLLAEDKTENKLEIRSCSEDGLSLPDARLRSVKSTTDVMILMKLGEVNRAVSSTAINNRSSRSHSVLTVHINGKDTTGNSIRSCLHLVDLAGSERVDKSEVTGDRLKEAQYINKSLSCLGDVITALAQKNSHIPYRNSKLTLLLQDSLGGHAKTLMFAHVSPEADSFGETVSTLKFAQRVSTVELGAARINKESSEVMQLKAQVENLKTQLANKENSKPMFNRTKEPRTPLEKTPLRPRRLSIENKSGAKSPSYVARSRRLSLEGARTIKKASVDVNKTLQFDLMSQQKYHPQQDPKAAVSKLNGQLSNESSISELHAEDKSGAKSSSYILRSRRLSLEGPRTIKKASADVNKTLPFDQLSNESSTSALHAKVPPSPANIYPKSLIEVGSALQIHTPKLPQTPESTLLDKNDSNRVPGDLADSITAKGKGSQFRRSLRTIGKLISGPDKRSQQTTVEVKSPTKGSIQESQIKSPVATSERTKRRQSLTGIPSGPNNRRRSSLGGGKPDPVAYEKDEKERNARTPPPVRSESKTAKRWQ, from the exons ATGATCATGATGGAGAATTCCTCAATAAGTGGAGTTCATGATTTCAATATGGCTTCAAGAAAAGCTGGAGAAGCAG CTTTGAGACGCTATGAGGCGACGCAGTGGCTAGAAAGTCAAGTTGGTCCTCTTGGAATATCTAAGCAACCCTCGGAGAGGGAACTTGTTTCTTGCTTGAGAAATGGTCTAATTCTTTGCAAGGCTATTAACAAGATTCATCCCGGAGCAGTACCGAAG ATAGTAGATACTCAAGTACCAATGCAATCACTTGCCTGGGATTCTCAGCCTTTGCCTGCCTATCAGTATTTTGAAAATGTTCGCAACTTTATTAATGCTGCCGGAGAATTAAAGCTTCCAGCTTTTGAGGCTTCTGATCTCGAAAAG GAGAGTGTAGAGAATGGATCTGCTGGAAAAATTGTTGATTGCATTCTATCACTGAAATGGTTTCATGAGTCCAAGCAGATGAACAACCAGAGTGGACCCAGCAAACGCCTGAAATCTCCTTTAGTTATGCAATCAATTAATAGAATGCAACAAAGAGCCACAACTGCATTACCCTCTGATGCATGCAGGCGCTTGGATTTGTCTGCAACATCTGAAAATAAGCCTCCTGCTGAGAATAATTTTCAAACACGAGAAG AAAATATGGAATCACTTGTCAAGATACTAGTTGACCGAATGCTTGATGCCAAAGAAAATGTCGATGGAAAGCTTGTTGCTTCTATTTGTAATGGAGACCTG GATCCAATAAACCTATTTAATCAGGTTTTGATTAATTGTTGTGGGGAACAGCCATCTACGAAATTCCCTGAG TTGCCATTGCTACTAAAGAATTTTATTAAAGAAGGGAATAGCTTACCAACTCATCTCACTACCAAAAGCACAGAGTCAGATGCTTTCTCTGCACCTAAAAGTTTAAAG TGTTCCAGAGCTTGCCTTGGAAAGTGCACATGCAATCACAGGCTTCTCATAGACATACAAAAAAAAGAACTTCAG GATCTTAAGGCTTTGAAGTTGAGAATTAAGAGTGAGTTTGAAGAGATGCAATCACAGGTTCAGAGGTTTTTCAATGATATAG GAAGTCAAGTAAATGAGATGTCAGCCAAAGCTGTTGGGTATCACAAAGCAGTGGAAGAGAACAGAAAATTATACAACATGGTACAAGATTTGAAAG GTAATATCAGAGTATATTGCAGAATCAGACCTGCGTTCAGGGCCGAATCCAAGAATGTGGTTGATTTCATTGGTGAAGACGGTTCTCTATTCATTTTAGATCCATCAAAAACATCAAAAGATGGAAGAAAATCTTTTCAGTTTAATCAGATTTTTGGTCCAACAGCTGGACAAG ATGAGGTTTATAGAGACACTCAACCATTAATTAGATCTGTGATGGACGGTTACAATGTCTGTATTTTTGCTTATGGTCAAACTGGATCGGGGAAGACTCATACCATG AGTGGTCCTTCAGGTGGAACATCCAAGGATATGGGGATTAATTATCTGGCTCTTAATGATTTATTTCATATGTCTAATGAAAGGGAGGGTACCATAAAGTATGACATTTATGTCCAAATGGTTGAGATTTACAATGAACAAGTCAGAGACCTACTTGCAGAAGACAAAACAGAAAACAAAT TAGAGATCCGGAGCTGCAGCGAAGATGGTTTAAGCCTTCCAGATGCTAGATTGCGGTCTGTGAAGTCTACTACCGATGTTATGATCCTTATGAAACTTGGCGAGGTTAACCGTGCTGTCAGTTCTACTGCAATCAATAATAGGAGTAGTCGCTCCCACAG TGTACTTACTGTTCATATTAATGGCAAAGATACAACTGGAAACTCCATTCGCAGTTGCCTTCATTTAGTAGATCTTGCCGGAAGTGAAAGAGTGGACAAGTCTGAAGTCACAGGAGATAGACTAAAGGAGGCACAATATATTAACAAGTCTCTTTCTTGTTTGGGAGATGTGATCACCGCACTGGCTCAAAAGAATTCTCACATTCCTTACCGGAACAGCAAACTCACACTTCTTTTGCAGGATTCCTTAG GCGGACATGCTAAAACTTTGATGTTTGCGCATGTGAGTCCCGAAGCAGATTCCTTTGGTGAAACAGTGAGTACTCTAAAGTTTGCTCAGAGGGTTTCCACTGTGGAACTTGGGGCAGCTCGAATAAATAAAGAAAGCAGCGAGGTTATGCAACTCAAAGCACAG GTTGAGAACCTTAAGACTCAATTGGCCAACAAGGAAAATTCTAAACCGATGTTCAATAGAACTAAAGAACCTCGGACTCCATTAGAAAAAACTCCACTGCGACCTCGAAGACTTAGTATTGAAAATAAAAGTGGAGCCAAGTCACCTTCTTACGTTGCTCGTTCAAGAAGACTAAGCTTGGAAGGTGCAAGAACTATAAAAAAGGCATCTGTTGATGTAAACAAAACTTTGCAATTTGACCTAATGTCTCAACAGAAATATCATCCACAGCAAGATCCAAAAGCAGCAGTGTCAAAGCTAAATGGCCAATTGAGCAATGAAAGTTCCATATCAGAGTTGCATGCTGAGGATAAAAGTGGAGCCAAGTCCTCTTCTTACATTCTCCGTTCAAGAAGACTAAGCTTGGAAGGTCCAAGAACTATAAAAAAAGCATCCGCTGATGTAAACAAAACCTTACCGTTTGACCAATTAAGCAACGAGAGTTCCACATCAGCGTTGCATGCTAAAGTTCCTCCAAGTCCTGCAAATATCTATCCGAAGAGTTTGATCGAAGTTGGTAGTGCGCTCCAAATCCACACTCCTAAACTACCTCAAACGCCCGAATCAACACTGCTAGATAAAAATGATTCAAACAGAGTGCCAGGTGACCTTGCTGATTCCATAACAGCAAAGGGAAAAGGGTCACAGTTTAGAAGATCCCTGAGAACAATTGGGAAACTGATTAGTGGCCCtgataaaag AAGCCAACAAACTACGGTTGAAGTGAAGTCACCTACCAAGGGAAGCATTCAAGAAAGTCAGATAAAGTCGCCAGTAGCAACTAGTGAGAGGACAAAAAGGAGGCAATCTTTAACAGGAATTCCATCCGGGCCTAACAATAGGCGAAGATCCTCTCTTGGAGGAGGGAAGCCAGATCCTGTAGCAT ATGAGAAGGATGAGAAGGAGAGAAATGCCAGAACGCCTCCTCCTGTTCGTTCAGAAAGCAAGACTGCAAAAAGGTGGCAATAG